From Candidatus Rubrimentiphilum sp., one genomic window encodes:
- the coaE gene encoding dephospho-CoA kinase (Dephospho-CoA kinase (CoaE) performs the final step in coenzyme A biosynthesis.), with amino-acid sequence MTGGIGSGKSEVARCLESFGAYVIDTDKLAREAVAPGSDALREIARSWPAVVRNGALNRSALAEIIFHDPTARERLNAIVHPHVRRLAAANEAYAKPGQIIVQVVPLLFETEYDKLCDASVLVVAPDDQRIARIRQRDGLSEEQIRARMASQIDPAEARTRATYVIENDGGFVQLKERTRAVYEQLSR; translated from the coding sequence CTGACCGGCGGAATCGGATCCGGCAAGAGCGAGGTCGCGCGCTGCCTTGAATCATTCGGCGCGTATGTCATCGACACGGACAAACTTGCGCGCGAAGCGGTCGCGCCGGGCAGCGATGCCCTGCGCGAGATCGCGCGCAGTTGGCCGGCGGTCGTGCGCAACGGCGCATTAAACCGGTCCGCGCTCGCCGAGATTATCTTTCACGACCCGACCGCGCGCGAACGCCTCAACGCGATCGTGCATCCGCACGTGCGCCGTTTGGCCGCCGCGAACGAAGCCTATGCCAAACCCGGGCAGATCATCGTTCAAGTCGTTCCGCTGTTGTTTGAAACGGAGTATGACAAACTGTGCGACGCTTCGGTCTTGGTTGTCGCACCGGACGATCAGCGCATCGCGCGCATCCGGCAGCGCGACGGTTTGAGCGAAGAGCAGATCCGCGCCCGCATGGCCTCGCAGATCGATCCCGCGGAGGCTCGCACGCGCGCGACGTACGTGATTGAAAACGACGGCGGCTTCGTGCAGCTCAAAGAGCGCACGCGCGCAGTATACGAACAGCTCTCGCGCTAA
- the mutM gene encoding bifunctional DNA-formamidopyrimidine glycosylase/DNA-(apurinic or apyrimidinic site) lyase: protein MPELPEVETIVRGLAASIAGKTIAKADVTLAKMATAPQGVNFRRAVRGERIVAVTRRGKYTVIELASGRRLVVSLRMTGRLVVLEKGEPAIPYQHVTLTFTDGARLAFADARQFGRMRLVERGEAWDSQLGVEPLSGDFTPERFIGMLSGRTTPIKALLLDQRRIAGVGNIYACEALWGARIRPGAPAKALTKPAARRLHNAIVEVLQRSIALRGTSVDDYVDARGRQGGFQNALSVYGRAGGKCERCGRPIVRTVLAQRGTWWCRTCQR, encoded by the coding sequence ATGCCCGAGTTGCCGGAGGTCGAGACGATCGTGCGCGGTCTCGCCGCGAGCATCGCCGGCAAGACGATCGCCAAAGCGGACGTCACGCTCGCAAAAATGGCAACCGCGCCGCAGGGCGTGAATTTTCGCAGGGCGGTTCGCGGAGAGCGGATCGTTGCCGTGACGCGTCGCGGAAAATACACCGTGATCGAACTTGCTTCGGGCAGGCGGCTGGTCGTCAGCTTGCGGATGACCGGGCGGCTTGTGGTGCTGGAAAAGGGAGAACCGGCGATTCCCTACCAGCACGTGACGCTGACGTTCACCGACGGCGCCCGGCTCGCGTTTGCCGACGCCCGCCAGTTTGGACGCATGCGCTTGGTCGAGCGCGGCGAGGCGTGGGATTCGCAACTCGGCGTGGAGCCGCTTTCGGGGGACTTTACTCCGGAGCGCTTTATCGGTATGCTTTCGGGGCGGACGACGCCTATCAAGGCGTTGTTGCTCGATCAGCGGCGCATCGCGGGTGTTGGGAATATCTATGCTTGCGAGGCGCTGTGGGGAGCCCGGATCCGTCCGGGCGCTCCCGCGAAAGCGTTGACCAAGCCGGCCGCACGCCGGCTGCATAACGCCATCGTCGAGGTTTTGCAGCGTTCGATTGCTCTGCGGGGCACGAGCGTCGACGATTACGTCGATGCGCGGGGCCGCCAAGGCGGCTTTCAAAATGCGCTCTCGGTCTACGGAAGGGCCGGGGGCAAATGCGAACGGTGCGGACGGCCGATCGTGCGAACGGTTCTGGCCCAGCGCGGTACCTGGTGGTGCCGCACCTGTCAAAGATAA
- the lnt gene encoding apolipoprotein N-acyltransferase, with amino-acid sequence MNAAIDTTNNNLRNIGTSVIVSAVSAVALALAFPKPGQAWLAPLAAAGLFWAWQRLSWKRAFFTGWFAGTIFFSINFSWFTYTVGDYVGGFAFAVVLIPALVEGLTFAISAASVRLAYRFAPSWIAPVACAAAFTVFEWLRSIGMLAVPFAQIGYSQTSTPLAVFAPYIGSIGVTFVVMLLGAYIAQAFASRSARALAVVVLVVGISGLAFYAAWPARHDRRIPILRVAAVQGNIAQTIKWNPQAFWPTVNTYVAQTRSLLPLRPQLIVLPETVIPTDLNAEDSAGARRFVRAQFAGLAKTLHATIVVGSLETRGGREYNALFTFGPDGSLANVYEKRQLVPFTESFPAERWLNWLPDSSLIGRFAAGDDDMVLSAGGVKYAPLICWESAFAGLVHAQVARGAQFLVIATDDAWFGETSGTFQHAQMAQMRAIENGEWVLQSAATGISGIIAPDGSWVQRTALDKRANVAGTVGLPPGSLFARIGPRPVGVALILVYIGIVGIGALRKPRLQ; translated from the coding sequence GTGAACGCCGCGATAGACACGACGAACAACAATTTGCGTAACATCGGTACCTCCGTCATCGTTTCCGCCGTCAGTGCGGTGGCGCTAGCGCTTGCGTTTCCGAAGCCGGGCCAAGCGTGGCTCGCCCCGCTGGCGGCGGCGGGCCTGTTCTGGGCTTGGCAACGGCTCTCCTGGAAACGCGCGTTCTTCACCGGATGGTTCGCCGGAACGATTTTTTTCTCCATCAATTTTTCGTGGTTCACGTATACTGTCGGCGATTACGTAGGCGGCTTCGCCTTCGCCGTCGTCTTGATTCCGGCGCTGGTCGAAGGGCTGACCTTCGCGATCAGCGCTGCAAGCGTGCGGCTGGCGTATCGCTTCGCGCCTAGCTGGATCGCGCCGGTGGCCTGCGCGGCGGCATTTACCGTTTTCGAATGGCTGCGCTCGATCGGAATGCTTGCGGTTCCATTTGCGCAGATTGGCTATTCGCAAACGAGCACGCCGCTCGCGGTCTTTGCGCCGTACATCGGATCGATCGGCGTAACGTTCGTCGTCATGCTGCTGGGCGCGTACATCGCGCAGGCGTTCGCGTCACGCAGCGCGCGCGCGCTTGCCGTCGTCGTGCTTGTCGTCGGAATATCCGGCCTTGCGTTTTATGCGGCATGGCCGGCGCGTCACGACCGGCGGATTCCGATTCTGCGCGTCGCGGCGGTTCAGGGAAACATCGCACAAACAATCAAGTGGAACCCGCAGGCGTTTTGGCCTACCGTCAACACCTACGTCGCGCAGACGCGAAGTTTACTCCCGCTGCGGCCGCAGCTCATCGTGTTGCCCGAAACGGTGATTCCAACGGACTTGAACGCCGAGGATTCGGCCGGCGCTCGCCGTTTCGTCCGAGCGCAATTTGCCGGACTTGCAAAAACGCTGCATGCGACGATCGTTGTCGGCAGCCTCGAGACGCGCGGCGGCCGGGAGTACAACGCGCTTTTTACGTTCGGTCCGGACGGATCGCTCGCGAACGTGTACGAGAAGCGGCAGCTCGTGCCGTTTACCGAGTCCTTTCCGGCAGAACGCTGGCTGAATTGGCTTCCGGATTCAAGTTTGATCGGACGCTTCGCCGCCGGGGATGACGACATGGTGCTCTCGGCCGGCGGCGTGAAGTATGCGCCGCTGATCTGCTGGGAGTCGGCCTTTGCCGGACTCGTGCACGCCCAAGTCGCGCGCGGTGCGCAGTTCTTGGTCATCGCGACCGACGACGCGTGGTTCGGCGAAACGTCCGGCACGTTTCAACACGCGCAGATGGCGCAGATGCGCGCGATCGAAAACGGCGAGTGGGTGCTGCAATCGGCTGCGACCGGCATCAGCGGCATCATCGCGCCCGACGGCTCATGGGTGCAACGAACCGCGCTCGACAAGCGCGCCAACGTCGCCGGCACGGTTGGGCTGCCGCCGGGCTCGCTGTTCGCGCGCATCGGACCGCGACCGGTCGGCGTCGCCCTGATCTTGGTTTATATCGGCATCGTTGGAATAGGCGCGCTTAGGAAACCGCGACTGCAATGA
- a CDS encoding S1 RNA-binding domain-containing protein produces MSTSPTAPVAEEEDQLALEQQLYEDSLKVLDEGQVLNGLIVAKYQDELLVDIGGKSEGTLPFRELSLAIEPKELKVGDTLEVMIHRIDDNDGTLFLSERRARALKTWEKVIEAHEHDEVIEATVTQVVKGGVLVDLGMRGFVPASQIRRQPIGNLDELIGKRLRLKVIDLDHKRHRVVLSQRLVLEEELNAKKQELLGTLEVGQIREGVVVRLAEFGAFVDLGGIDGLIHNSELSYARIKHPSEVVKIGDVVNVEIMKFDPDAKKVSLSLKHALPDPWDEYANKLYETNRLSAQIVKVTPNYLLVEIVPGVLAMVPKGEFDPGAQFSPGQEVEVTLLTINHSTRRITASIQHVADIPPEEIDKIEVEELPIPEDATEASTEAATETEPAVPAEGEPSESA; encoded by the coding sequence ATCTCTACTTCACCCACCGCTCCGGTAGCCGAGGAAGAAGATCAACTCGCACTCGAGCAGCAACTCTACGAAGATTCACTCAAGGTCCTGGACGAAGGACAAGTCCTCAACGGACTGATCGTCGCGAAGTATCAGGATGAACTGCTGGTAGACATCGGCGGCAAATCCGAAGGCACGCTGCCTTTCCGCGAACTCTCGTTGGCCATAGAGCCCAAAGAATTAAAAGTCGGCGACACGCTGGAAGTGATGATCCACCGTATCGACGACAACGACGGCACGCTCTTTCTCTCCGAGCGGCGCGCCCGCGCGCTCAAGACGTGGGAGAAAGTCATCGAAGCGCACGAGCACGACGAAGTGATCGAAGCGACGGTGACGCAGGTCGTCAAGGGTGGCGTATTGGTCGACCTCGGCATGCGCGGCTTTGTACCCGCTTCGCAGATCCGGCGTCAGCCGATCGGCAACCTCGACGAGCTGATTGGAAAGAGGCTGCGGCTGAAAGTGATCGATCTCGATCACAAACGCCATCGCGTCGTTCTCTCACAGCGGCTTGTGCTTGAGGAAGAACTCAATGCCAAGAAGCAAGAGTTGCTCGGAACGCTGGAAGTCGGACAGATCCGCGAAGGCGTGGTCGTGCGGCTGGCCGAGTTCGGCGCATTCGTAGACTTGGGCGGTATCGACGGTTTGATTCACAACAGCGAGCTCAGCTACGCACGGATCAAACATCCGTCGGAAGTCGTGAAGATCGGCGACGTCGTGAACGTCGAGATCATGAAGTTCGATCCGGACGCCAAGAAAGTCAGCCTTTCGCTCAAACACGCGTTACCCGATCCGTGGGACGAGTACGCGAACAAGCTCTATGAAACGAACCGCTTGAGCGCGCAGATCGTCAAGGTTACGCCGAATTACCTGCTGGTCGAAATCGTGCCCGGCGTCTTGGCAATGGTGCCGAAAGGCGAGTTCGATCCGGGCGCGCAGTTCAGCCCGGGCCAAGAGGTTGAAGTAACGCTGCTTACGATCAATCACTCGACGCGGCGCATTACCGCGTCGATCCAGCACGTGGCGGACATTCCGCCCGAAGAGATCGACAAGATCGAGGTCGAGGAGCTTCCGATTCCGGAAGACGCTACCGAAGCTTCGACCGAAGCTGCGACCGAGACCGAACCCGCAGTGCCGGCGGAGGGCGAACCGTCCGAGTCGGCCTGA
- the polA gene encoding DNA polymerase I, whose translation MLLDTYGLVYRAFFALPPLTTTRGVPINAAYGFTMMLNKIVNDEKPTHVIAAFDKGLPAHRVALYQQYKAQRDRMPDDLRPQFALVRQILETNHIPILEIEGEEADDVIATLARQAKEAGERALIVTGDLDLLQLVDDATTVLMTRRGITELARYDVAAVRERFDLDPKQLPDYRGLKGDPSDNLPGIPGVGEKTAIKLIKAAGSLDALVADPSLAGSPKLQKLVEEYGKQALVCRDVSVANDRLDLNVNWAESQYTPAGNDELYRLYSELEFKTLLGRLNVPAELPLLHAQERLTGNYRSYIAATDPPEYAQLARELESLESAERLAFAVKSDGEIGITSSTGSGLSFLAGALAHDPVRAAFEKVWLGGQRLAAHDVKAVLHVLHDRGFAERAFADDTMIGAHLLNPSRTFARIDDATQEFLELTAGEDVAAHADAVLRLVDRERGELQARDQLRLYEDVEVPLAPILAKMEWTGVAIDPAELTRLAGEIEKTIARLQGEIYTLAGDEFNIGSPQQLGNILFEKLCLPNGKKTKTGWATGVEILAGLSRDYPICAKVLEYREVTKLKNTYVDVIPALTDPRDGRLRTIFNQTATATGRLSSTNPNLQNIPVRGDLGRRIRRAFVAPGKDAVLLAADYNQIELRLMAHLSGDEAMRSAFHEGQDIHDFTARQIFAVPAGTSVDPNQRRMAKSVNFGLLYGMSDFGLAQRLEIPRADAREITTAYFARFPNVREYIESIIEQGRELGYVTTILGRRRYMPALKSSNYMLRSAAEREATNAPLQGSAADLMKLAMVRIGEKLIERELAAKMLLQIHDELIFEVPRAELADVTALVREGMKNVMQLSVPLDVTVKVGENWYDVEETVDA comes from the coding sequence ATGCTCCTGGACACCTACGGGCTCGTCTATCGAGCCTTTTTCGCTCTGCCTCCGCTGACGACCACGCGCGGCGTTCCGATCAATGCAGCCTACGGCTTTACGATGATGCTCAACAAGATCGTCAATGACGAAAAGCCGACGCACGTCATTGCCGCATTCGACAAAGGACTGCCGGCACACCGCGTCGCGCTCTATCAACAGTATAAAGCGCAGCGCGATCGCATGCCGGACGATCTGCGCCCACAGTTTGCGTTGGTTCGGCAGATTCTGGAGACCAACCATATCCCGATCCTCGAGATCGAGGGAGAGGAAGCGGACGACGTCATCGCCACGTTGGCGCGCCAAGCCAAAGAAGCCGGCGAGCGCGCGCTGATCGTCACGGGCGATCTGGATCTGCTGCAGCTCGTGGACGACGCAACCACCGTTCTGATGACGCGGCGCGGCATCACCGAACTCGCGCGTTACGATGTAGCGGCCGTGCGCGAACGCTTCGATCTGGATCCCAAACAACTGCCGGATTATCGCGGACTCAAAGGCGACCCGTCCGACAATTTGCCCGGCATTCCGGGCGTCGGCGAAAAAACCGCGATCAAGTTGATCAAAGCCGCCGGTTCGCTCGACGCGCTCGTCGCGGATCCGTCGCTCGCCGGTTCGCCGAAGCTGCAAAAGCTCGTCGAGGAGTACGGAAAACAGGCGCTGGTGTGCCGCGACGTTTCAGTGGCCAACGACCGGCTGGATTTGAACGTGAATTGGGCCGAATCGCAATACACGCCCGCCGGGAATGACGAACTTTACCGGTTGTACAGCGAGCTCGAATTCAAGACGCTGCTCGGAAGACTGAACGTGCCGGCGGAGCTGCCGCTGCTGCACGCGCAAGAGCGCCTAACCGGCAACTACCGATCGTATATTGCGGCCACGGATCCGCCCGAATACGCGCAATTGGCGCGCGAGCTCGAGAGTTTGGAGTCTGCCGAACGGCTTGCTTTCGCGGTAAAATCCGACGGCGAGATTGGAATAACGAGTTCGACCGGCAGCGGTCTGTCGTTTTTGGCGGGCGCACTCGCGCATGACCCGGTGCGAGCGGCGTTCGAAAAAGTTTGGCTCGGCGGACAGCGCCTGGCCGCGCACGACGTAAAAGCCGTCCTGCACGTCTTGCACGACCGCGGGTTTGCCGAGCGCGCATTTGCCGACGATACGATGATCGGTGCACACTTGCTCAATCCGTCGCGCACGTTTGCCCGTATCGACGATGCAACGCAAGAGTTTCTGGAGCTCACGGCCGGCGAGGACGTCGCCGCTCACGCCGATGCAGTGTTGCGTCTGGTCGACAGAGAGCGCGGCGAACTCCAAGCGCGCGATCAGCTGCGGCTGTATGAAGACGTCGAAGTTCCGCTCGCGCCGATCCTTGCGAAGATGGAATGGACCGGCGTGGCGATCGATCCCGCGGAATTGACCCGCTTGGCCGGCGAGATTGAGAAAACGATCGCGCGGCTGCAGGGCGAGATCTACACGCTGGCCGGCGACGAATTTAACATCGGCTCGCCGCAGCAACTCGGCAACATTCTCTTCGAAAAACTTTGTCTTCCCAACGGAAAGAAAACGAAGACCGGGTGGGCGACCGGCGTTGAGATTCTGGCCGGCCTCTCGCGCGACTATCCAATCTGCGCCAAGGTGCTCGAGTATCGCGAGGTAACCAAACTCAAGAACACCTACGTGGACGTGATCCCGGCGCTCACCGATCCGCGCGACGGCCGCCTGCGCACGATCTTCAATCAAACGGCCACTGCAACGGGCCGGCTGAGCTCCACGAATCCGAATCTGCAAAACATTCCGGTGCGCGGCGACCTGGGCCGGCGGATCCGGCGCGCCTTTGTGGCGCCGGGCAAAGATGCCGTGCTGCTGGCGGCCGACTACAATCAGATCGAATTGCGGCTGATGGCGCATCTCTCCGGCGACGAAGCCATGCGCAGCGCGTTTCACGAAGGTCAAGACATCCACGACTTTACGGCACGTCAGATTTTTGCGGTTCCCGCGGGGACCAGCGTCGATCCGAATCAGCGGCGGATGGCGAAGTCGGTGAACTTCGGTTTACTCTACGGCATGTCCGATTTCGGCCTGGCGCAGCGGCTGGAGATCCCGCGCGCGGACGCCCGCGAAATAACCACCGCCTACTTCGCACGTTTCCCGAACGTGCGCGAGTATATCGAGAGCATCATCGAGCAAGGGCGCGAGCTGGGCTACGTGACTACGATTCTCGGCCGCCGGCGGTACATGCCCGCCTTAAAGTCGAGCAACTACATGCTGCGGTCCGCGGCGGAACGCGAAGCCACCAACGCTCCGTTACAAGGGAGCGCGGCGGATCTCATGAAGCTCGCGATGGTCCGGATCGGAGAAAAATTGATTGAACGGGAGCTGGCGGCGAAGATGCTCTTGCAGATTCACGACGAGCTGATCTTTGAAGTGCCGCGCGCCGAACTGGCGGACGTCACCGCGCTGGTGCGCGAGGGAATGAAAAACGTCATGCAGCTCAGCGTGCCGCTCGACGTCACCGTCAAAGTCGGAGAGAATTGGTACGACGTCGAGGAGACTGTAGATGCTTGA
- a CDS encoding LptF/LptG family permease, which produces MASISGARPAPLNALRTLRLPLLDSYILQEFFWPFVISFLAFFLFWGFNIFFLSAKFILAENAPFFLVFRYVLFRVPQSIPMAFPFAALFATLLGIGRLMADNEINAIRTSGISLWRLCLTPLLFGFATFLVAWLMNEFVATRSVDLSTRTFYQIIYHTSSLPVEPQFFRKDPDTNNVFYVGRILPDGKTMANVQIFKPGRSGFWNQTIQAKTAHIEGATLVLNNVILSFYNPQGYLTSQVDRSQATVGLPLGESAGEFMSSENNDAWTMNSAQLSARVKALRAQGVGGETLGNLELSLASKLALPFAALVAVLLALPLAIIFGRKGRLTGMALSVMGFFAYYLLLQAGAALASTGKMNPYFASWLPNIVFAVGGLALLWYEEH; this is translated from the coding sequence ATGGCCTCCATTTCCGGAGCACGCCCCGCGCCCCTTAACGCGCTCCGCACGCTGCGCCTCCCGCTGCTGGATTCGTACATCCTGCAAGAGTTTTTCTGGCCGTTCGTCATCTCGTTTCTGGCGTTTTTTCTTTTCTGGGGATTCAACATATTCTTTTTGTCGGCGAAGTTCATCCTCGCCGAAAACGCGCCGTTCTTCTTAGTCTTTCGTTACGTACTCTTTCGCGTGCCGCAATCTATTCCGATGGCTTTTCCGTTTGCCGCGCTTTTCGCGACGCTGCTCGGCATCGGGCGGCTGATGGCCGACAACGAGATCAATGCGATCCGCACCTCGGGAATCTCGCTCTGGCGTCTCTGTCTGACGCCGCTCCTCTTCGGATTCGCCACGTTTCTCGTCGCGTGGCTGATGAACGAATTCGTGGCAACCCGATCGGTCGATCTTTCGACCCGAACGTTCTATCAGATCATTTACCACACGTCGTCGCTTCCGGTCGAACCGCAGTTCTTCCGCAAAGATCCGGATACGAACAATGTTTTCTACGTCGGCCGCATTCTGCCGGACGGAAAAACTATGGCGAACGTGCAGATATTCAAGCCGGGACGCAGCGGATTCTGGAACCAGACGATTCAAGCTAAGACTGCGCACATCGAAGGCGCAACCCTGGTACTGAACAACGTCATTCTTTCATTTTATAACCCGCAAGGCTATCTCACGTCGCAGGTCGACCGCTCGCAGGCAACCGTCGGTCTGCCGCTGGGGGAGAGTGCGGGCGAATTCATGAGCAGCGAAAACAACGACGCCTGGACGATGAACTCAGCGCAATTGAGCGCACGCGTGAAGGCGCTGCGCGCTCAAGGCGTCGGCGGTGAAACGCTGGGTAATCTCGAGCTCAGTCTCGCCAGTAAACTTGCATTGCCGTTTGCAGCGCTGGTTGCGGTGCTGCTGGCGTTGCCGCTCGCGATCATCTTCGGCCGAAAGGGACGGCTGACGGGCATGGCGCTCTCCGTCATGGGATTTTTCGCGTATTACTTGCTGCTCCAGGCGGGCGCCGCATTGGCGAGCACGGGCAAGATGAATCCGTACTTTGCCTCGTGGTTGCCGAATATCGTCTTTGCCGTCGGCGGCTTGGCGTTGCTTTGGTACGAAGAGCACTAA
- a CDS encoding DUF192 domain-containing protein, protein MLEALVLAVALNTSSPQPVPTPQILPAMWLSAPSARLRVQVARTEQQRERGLMGVRKLAAHTGMLFVFDADAPIEFWMKDTLLPLDMVFIGKNGIVRNVFANVPVVPLDTPDNLIPRRDGIAKYVLELPAGEAARDGFWYGVRISKLP, encoded by the coding sequence ATGCTTGAGGCGCTTGTTCTCGCGGTTGCACTGAACACGAGCTCGCCGCAGCCGGTTCCGACTCCGCAGATCTTGCCGGCGATGTGGTTGAGCGCGCCGTCCGCCCGCCTGCGCGTGCAGGTAGCGCGGACGGAGCAGCAGCGCGAGCGCGGCCTCATGGGCGTGCGCAAACTGGCTGCGCACACCGGTATGCTCTTTGTGTTTGACGCCGATGCGCCGATTGAATTTTGGATGAAGGATACGCTTCTGCCGCTCGACATGGTCTTCATCGGAAAGAACGGAATCGTCCGCAACGTGTTTGCCAACGTTCCGGTTGTGCCGCTCGATACGCCCGACAACCTTATCCCACGGCGTGACGGCATCGCCAAGTACGTTCTGGAGCTGCCGGCGGGCGAAGCCGCGCGCGACGGTTTCTGGTACGGCGTCCGCATCTCCAAGTTGCCGTAA
- a CDS encoding Re/Si-specific NAD(P)(+) transhydrogenase subunit alpha, whose translation MTIAVLRETAPNETRVALVPETVARLTKAGTTVKIERGAGERAAFPDALYSQAGATVGDRAGTLADADLVVTVGRPDDGVLSSMPKHATLLGLLGPLGDPQYVKRLADAGITALSMDAIPRITRAQSMDALSSQSNIAGYKAVLLAASELPKFFPMLTTAAGTIRPAKVLVLGAGVAGLQAIATARRLGAVVSAYDTRAVVKEQVQSLGASFLEFDLGADAEGAGGYAKELTPEQIQEQRQFMVDHIGSSDVVITTALVPGRPAPLLITEEAIAAMGPGSVIVDLAAEAGGNAALTKADQTVVTANGVHIIGKTNLAGTMPFHASQLYSRNVQALLDALVKDGKLTLDPEDEIARGTTIVRDGKIVHQPTLDALGAGVAS comes from the coding sequence ATGACCATCGCCGTGCTGCGGGAAACTGCGCCAAATGAAACGCGCGTGGCGCTCGTTCCCGAAACTGTCGCGAGGCTGACCAAGGCCGGAACGACGGTGAAGATCGAACGCGGCGCGGGCGAGCGTGCAGCATTCCCGGACGCACTGTATAGCCAAGCCGGAGCTACGGTCGGCGATCGTGCCGGGACCCTAGCGGATGCCGATTTGGTCGTCACCGTCGGACGGCCCGACGACGGCGTGCTGTCCTCGATGCCCAAACATGCGACATTACTTGGGCTATTGGGGCCGCTCGGCGACCCGCAGTACGTCAAACGCCTAGCCGACGCCGGTATCACCGCGCTCTCGATGGATGCGATTCCACGCATTACGCGCGCGCAAAGTATGGATGCGTTGAGTTCGCAGAGCAACATCGCGGGATATAAAGCAGTACTGCTCGCAGCCTCCGAACTGCCGAAGTTCTTTCCGATGCTCACCACCGCCGCGGGCACGATCCGTCCGGCAAAAGTTTTGGTGTTGGGCGCAGGCGTCGCGGGATTGCAGGCCATCGCGACCGCGCGGAGGCTCGGCGCAGTCGTAAGCGCGTACGACACGCGCGCCGTCGTAAAGGAACAAGTGCAAAGCTTAGGCGCGTCGTTCTTGGAGTTCGATCTTGGCGCGGACGCCGAAGGCGCCGGCGGTTACGCCAAAGAGTTGACGCCCGAACAGATTCAAGAGCAGCGGCAGTTCATGGTCGATCACATCGGATCGTCCGACGTCGTCATCACGACGGCGCTGGTTCCGGGACGTCCGGCTCCGTTACTTATTACGGAAGAAGCGATCGCCGCGATGGGGCCGGGCTCGGTGATCGTCGACCTTGCCGCCGAGGCCGGCGGCAACGCCGCGCTGACCAAAGCCGATCAAACTGTCGTAACCGCGAACGGCGTGCACATCATCGGCAAGACGAACCTGGCCGGCACGATGCCGTTCCATGCGTCGCAACTCTACTCGCGCAACGTTCAAGCCTTGCTCGACGCACTCGTCAAGGACGGGAAGCTGACGCTGGATCCGGAGGACGAGATCGCGCGCGGCACGACGATCGTCCGGGATGGAAAGATCGTGCATCAGCCGACGCTCGACGCGCTCGGCGCCGGAGTGGCCTCGTGA
- a CDS encoding fumarylacetoacetate hydrolase family protein: protein MRYVTFAHGGRQRPGFVENDRVTPIDCESLIAYIALPATARAGRHLSESYALGDVSLAAPVRPHKNIFAVGRNYMEHAKEGARAAGRDLKLPDVPTFFTKAPTAIADPDQTVELSRAVSPEYDWEAELAIVMGARVKDVPAESALEAVFGYTCFNDITARDLQRAHGQWFKGKSLDNAAPMGPWIVPAAAIGDAQHLDIALRVNGVEKQHSNTAGMIFSIPRIIAELSKGMTLEPGDVIATGTPEGVGFARTPPEFFKDGDTVEVEIEKIGVLRNRIHLI, encoded by the coding sequence ATGCGGTATGTGACGTTCGCGCACGGCGGCCGGCAGCGTCCCGGCTTCGTCGAGAACGATCGCGTTACTCCGATCGACTGTGAATCGCTGATCGCGTACATCGCACTGCCTGCAACGGCGCGCGCCGGCCGTCACCTTTCCGAATCGTACGCGTTAGGCGACGTTTCACTCGCGGCTCCCGTGCGTCCGCACAAAAACATCTTCGCCGTCGGACGCAACTATATGGAACACGCCAAAGAAGGCGCGCGTGCTGCCGGACGCGATTTGAAATTGCCCGACGTGCCGACTTTCTTTACCAAGGCGCCGACCGCGATCGCCGACCCGGATCAAACGGTCGAGCTCTCTCGCGCGGTTTCCCCGGAGTACGACTGGGAAGCCGAACTCGCGATCGTCATGGGTGCGCGCGTGAAAGACGTTCCCGCCGAGAGCGCTCTCGAAGCAGTCTTCGGGTACACCTGTTTCAACGATATTACGGCGCGCGATCTGCAGCGCGCGCACGGACAGTGGTTTAAAGGAAAGAGTTTGGACAATGCAGCTCCCATGGGGCCGTGGATCGTGCCGGCCGCCGCGATCGGTGATGCGCAGCATTTGGACATTGCGCTGCGCGTGAACGGAGTCGAGAAGCAGCACAGCAATACCGCCGGCATGATATTTTCGATTCCCAGAATCATTGCGGAGCTGAGCAAGGGCATGACGCTGGAGCCCGGCGACGTCATCGCGACCGGCACGCCCGAGGGCGTCGGATTTGCGCGGACGCCGCCCGAGTTCTTCAAAGACGGCGACACCGTCGAAGTGGAGATCGAAAAGATCGGCGTTTTGCGCAACCGCATTCACCTAATCTAA